One Desulfobulbus oligotrophicus DNA segment encodes these proteins:
- a CDS encoding sigma-70 family RNA polymerase sigma factor, whose protein sequence is MLSGIKNDLLEAGKDEGCITFQHLNELLPDQIKDPGAIEELFDFLGENNIEIVTQEESGKRKTLSGEEWTGKKIDEEEVVVDALPDSEEHESEETTTTYLREMGQFDLLTPEEEAKYSKTIREGFNAIIEAIREDASDATEIKMLIERIDLWHRRDPTLKPKKQQLNYMRHCVSNANRKYPEKRELLELVTKVEAYNRSIDFAKDSMIRANLRLVVSIAKRYMHQGLTLADLIQEGNLGLMRAVFRFDYKKGNKFSTYASWWIRQAITRAILDKTRTIRLPVHFLELRSQFFKAFYSLLKELGREPTPVEISKITDLPMDKILAILEASREPISLETPVGDDDSTLGDFLENQESESPYDAVQNRELAHRVTEVLSTLTDREERIIRLRFGIGEKAEYTLEEIGKQFNVSRERIRQIEKKALNRLRHSSRREKLRYFLD, encoded by the coding sequence TTGAAGAGCTCTTTGATTTTCTTGGAGAAAACAATATAGAGATTGTTACCCAGGAAGAGTCAGGAAAAAGAAAAACTCTTTCCGGCGAAGAGTGGACCGGAAAAAAAATAGACGAAGAAGAGGTTGTTGTTGATGCTTTACCCGACAGTGAAGAGCACGAGTCGGAGGAAACCACTACAACCTATCTGCGTGAAATGGGGCAGTTTGATCTGCTGACCCCGGAAGAAGAGGCAAAATATTCCAAAACCATCCGCGAAGGATTTAACGCCATAATTGAGGCTATCCGGGAGGACGCCTCAGACGCAACAGAGATTAAGATGCTCATCGAACGGATTGATCTCTGGCATCGGCGCGATCCCACTTTAAAGCCGAAGAAGCAACAGTTGAACTACATGCGGCACTGCGTGAGCAATGCTAATCGTAAGTACCCGGAAAAAAGGGAGTTGCTTGAACTGGTCACTAAAGTCGAAGCGTACAATCGATCGATTGATTTTGCAAAAGACTCGATGATTCGTGCCAATCTGAGGCTGGTTGTCTCTATTGCCAAACGATATATGCATCAGGGTTTGACGCTGGCCGACCTTATTCAGGAAGGCAATCTTGGTCTGATGAGGGCTGTTTTCCGGTTTGATTATAAAAAAGGGAATAAATTTTCCACCTATGCCTCCTGGTGGATACGCCAGGCGATCACCAGAGCTATTCTCGACAAAACCAGAACTATCCGATTGCCTGTGCATTTTTTAGAGCTGCGCAGTCAATTTTTTAAGGCCTTTTATTCGTTATTAAAAGAGTTAGGGCGCGAACCGACGCCGGTTGAGATTTCGAAAATAACCGATTTGCCAATGGACAAGATCCTGGCAATTCTTGAGGCCTCCAGGGAACCTATTTCACTGGAAACCCCTGTAGGCGACGATGATTCAACACTTGGTGATTTTCTTGAAAATCAGGAGTCGGAATCACCCTATGATGCTGTGCAGAACAGAGAGTTGGCTCATAGGGTAACGGAAGTTTTGTCCACTCTGACCGATAGAGAGGAAAGGATCATCAGGTTACGGTTTGGTATTGGTGAGAAGGCTGAGTATACTCTCGAGGAGATCGGTAAGCAGTTCAATGTTTCTCGAGAGCGGATTCGACAGATTGAAAAGAAAGCGCTCAATCGGTTACGGCACTCAAGCCGACGTGAAAAACTCCGTTATTTCCTGGATTAA